A genomic region of Flavobacteriales bacterium contains the following coding sequences:
- the priA gene encoding primosomal protein N': MQEVKTYVEIILPIAVKGTFRYEVPTHLIDKVEVGKRVVVPFGSKRSYCGVIFEIHNTSPVGFNVKNVDGILDDYPIIDKIHLEYWFWISSYYLCGLGEVLNAALPSGLKIDYSDRIVINEEHTVDKKILTDNEYLALDALEIHKTLKIEDLAGVIGTSEVPFVVSSLIEKNAICKERLISERYSPKLKKYVELENVQISDVDLNIIIDKLGMAPKQVKALRSYLNLSSFNTASVKEVSIDMLTSDAGVSGATVSELVKKNILRVYNKRIDRIIDYKGEKESLEELSISQGCAYKDIKQAFSKFQTVLLHGVTSSGKTEIYLKLIGDTLNQGKQVLYLVPEIGLTTQLTSRISKCFGGNLGVYHSKFNANEKVEIWNKVRMEEDSHSIVIGARSAMFLPFNNLGLIIIDEEHESSYKQNEPSPRYHGRDASIKLASLLGAKVLLGSATPSIETYYKAKENKYGFVELKTRFGNVELPEIITVDLKREHKRKSMKGHLSLQLYNGIKEALENKEQIMLFQNRRGYSPYLLCSSCGEATRCVNCDVSLTYHKSSNQLKCHYCGYQEVSASTCKSCGVSDLRLEGAGTEQIEEELEILFPGTTVARMDMDTTSKKNAFNKIIDDFENGSVGILVGTQMISKGFDFKNVSLVGVINSDNMLNFPDFRAFERTFQLMSQFSGRAGRRQKRGRVFLQTFNPEHEVIQYIVGHNYIGLYQAEITERNAFKYPPFTRLIRLIVKNKNEITAQRIAKKCGDELRLIFGSRILGPEVPLMSKVRGYYVREILIKLELKSSVIHVKSEILEVVSKLKSQKGVASSRIIIDVDPV; encoded by the coding sequence TTGCAGGAAGTTAAAACATACGTCGAAATTATTTTACCCATTGCGGTAAAAGGGACCTTTAGATACGAGGTGCCAACTCATTTAATCGACAAAGTGGAAGTGGGGAAGAGGGTTGTTGTTCCGTTTGGAAGTAAACGAAGTTATTGTGGGGTCATCTTTGAAATTCACAATACTAGCCCTGTTGGATTCAATGTGAAAAATGTAGACGGAATACTTGATGATTATCCTATAATAGATAAAATTCATCTGGAATATTGGTTTTGGATATCGAGTTATTATCTGTGCGGTTTAGGAGAGGTGCTAAATGCCGCTCTGCCTTCTGGGTTGAAAATTGATTATTCAGATCGTATAGTTATAAATGAAGAACATACAGTAGATAAGAAAATATTAACCGACAATGAATACTTAGCCCTTGATGCGCTTGAAATCCATAAAACATTAAAAATCGAGGACTTAGCAGGAGTTATTGGAACGAGTGAAGTTCCGTTTGTTGTAAGTTCTTTGATTGAGAAAAATGCTATTTGTAAAGAAAGGTTGATTTCTGAAAGATATTCCCCGAAGCTTAAAAAGTATGTTGAGTTGGAAAATGTTCAAATTTCAGATGTTGATTTAAATATAATAATTGATAAACTAGGAATGGCACCAAAACAAGTTAAGGCGTTACGCTCATATCTTAATTTAAGTTCGTTTAATACTGCATCTGTAAAAGAGGTTTCCATCGATATGCTTACAAGCGATGCAGGGGTATCTGGTGCTACTGTTAGTGAATTAGTGAAAAAGAATATTTTAAGAGTTTATAACAAAAGGATTGATCGAATTATCGATTATAAAGGAGAAAAAGAGTCTTTGGAAGAATTAAGTATTTCTCAAGGATGTGCTTACAAAGATATAAAACAAGCTTTTTCTAAGTTTCAAACCGTTTTACTACATGGTGTAACATCTTCTGGGAAAACGGAGATTTACCTTAAATTGATAGGGGATACTCTTAATCAGGGTAAACAAGTTCTTTATTTAGTGCCTGAAATTGGACTGACAACACAATTAACAAGTAGAATATCGAAGTGCTTTGGTGGAAACTTAGGAGTTTATCATTCGAAATTTAATGCAAATGAAAAGGTTGAAATTTGGAATAAAGTTAGGATGGAGGAAGATTCTCATTCTATTGTAATAGGAGCGAGGTCGGCCATGTTTTTGCCCTTTAATAATCTGGGGTTAATAATTATAGATGAAGAGCATGAATCATCCTATAAACAAAATGAGCCCTCGCCAAGATATCATGGGAGAGATGCCTCTATTAAACTAGCTTCTTTATTGGGAGCTAAAGTTTTATTAGGTAGCGCTACTCCCTCTATTGAAACCTATTATAAAGCGAAAGAAAACAAGTATGGTTTTGTTGAATTAAAAACAAGGTTTGGTAATGTTGAGTTACCCGAAATTATTACTGTTGATCTTAAGAGAGAACACAAAAGGAAGTCGATGAAAGGACATCTATCGCTTCAATTATATAATGGGATTAAAGAGGCTTTAGAGAATAAAGAACAAATAATGCTTTTTCAAAACAGGAGGGGATATTCACCTTATTTACTTTGTTCTTCATGTGGAGAAGCAACTCGATGCGTTAATTGTGATGTGAGTCTTACCTATCACAAATCGAGCAACCAACTTAAATGTCACTATTGCGGTTATCAGGAAGTATCGGCCTCAACCTGCAAGAGTTGTGGCGTATCGGATCTTCGATTAGAAGGGGCCGGAACAGAGCAAATAGAAGAAGAACTTGAAATACTATTTCCAGGGACTACTGTGGCTAGGATGGATATGGATACAACCTCTAAGAAGAATGCATTTAATAAGATAATTGATGATTTTGAAAATGGGTCTGTAGGTATCCTTGTTGGTACTCAGATGATTAGTAAAGGGTTTGATTTTAAAAACGTTTCACTGGTTGGTGTAATCAATTCTGATAATATGTTGAATTTTCCAGATTTCAGGGCGTTTGAAAGAACATTTCAGTTAATGTCTCAATTTAGTGGAAGGGCAGGCAGAAGACAGAAAAGAGGGCGAGTGTTTTTGCAAACGTTTAACCCAGAACATGAAGTTATTCAGTATATAGTAGGGCATAATTACATTGGCTTGTACCAGGCCGAAATAACTGAACGTAATGCATTTAAGTATCCTCCCTTTACAAGGTTAATTAGGTTAATCGTTAAAAATAAAAATGAAATTACAGCACAACGCATTGCGAAAAAATGTGGTGACGAGTTAAGGCTGATTTTTGGTTCTCGAATTCTAGGCCCTGAAGTGCCGCTAATGTCAAAAGTGAGAGGGTATTACGTTCGAGAAATTCTGATAAAATTAGAATTGAAATCGTCGGTTATTCATGTTAAAAGTGAAATTCTAGAAGTTGTAAGTAAATTAAAGTCACAAAAAGGGGTGGCTTCAAGTAGAATAATTATTGAT